From the genome of Phycisphaerae bacterium:
GCCCGGTGGTTCTGGGATACGCTGGTGGATGCCGACCTGGCCAACAATACGCTCGGCTGGCAATGGTGTGCCGGGTGCGGGGCCGATGCCGCTCCCTATTTCCGCATTTTCAATCCGGTCTTGCAGGGTCGCAGGTTCGACCCCGACGGCGGCTATGTGCGGCGTTGGGTTCCCGAGATTGCCGGCTTGGGGGACAAGCATGTCCACGAACCCTGGGCCGCCAAGGCAGCCGACCTTGCCGAATGCTGTATTCGCCTTGGCCGCGATTATCCCGAGCCGGTCATCGACCACGCCGAAGCGCGCAAGCGGGCGTTGAAGGCGTATGATCGTCTTCGAGGCAAACCCGATCGCTGAAGGCAATTCAACGGCACGTGTTGAGTCAGCTCTTTCGGGATGAGCCATTCTGTGAACGTGTTGTCGCGCCGCAAGTGAGAGAAAACCCGAAAGGACGGCGGCCCGCTTGGGCGTTTCGATGATCAACCACCGGTTCTGGATCAGCCATTTGTCATACAAGCTAAGGCGGACCGCCTTTTTACGGGCCGCAACCCAAGCGCTCTGCGATCCAGAAACATGCGCGCAAAATGCAGACCAGTCGCGACAGAAGAGAGTGCTCGGTGAGGCCCCGATCCGATCTGGCCTTTACGTCGTACCGGTTTTTGCCGACAATGCCTGAGCCCATTGCCCGGCTTGTTGCCGGCGACCGGCAATGAACCACAAAACTTGATGTTTGAGTTGTCTATTGATTTCTGCGCAAAGAATGCAACGCGTCTATTCTCCAGAACGGCCCTTTTTCGGGCGTTTGCCGAACGCTGATGCTTGCATTACCTGCGCAGAGATCAATATGGGAAACCGAAGGTGCTCGATTCCATCAATGTTGCTGATTTAGCCGTCCGGTTGCCGATCGTGCTTCTGGCTCTCACGTTGCACGAGTTTTCCCACGCGTACTTTGCCTACCGCATGGGGGACCCGACGGCTTACAGGATGGGCCGAGTCAGTCTCAACCCGTTGCGGCATCTGGACCCCTTGGGCACTCTCTGTCTGCTGTTCGCTCCGATCGGCTGGGCCAAGCCGGTGCCGGTCAACCCGCTGAACTTCGACGATCCGAGAAAAGGTGATCTTGTGACGACGGCGGCCGGGCCGGGGAGCAACCTCGTGCAAGCCCTTGTGTGGGCCCTCCTGCTCCGTGCTGTTCTCCACTGGTGGCCGGACGGCCCGACGTCCGTGAGCGGCAGGTTTGAGCTTCGGGACGTCGTTCTTCTCTTTTGCCTTTACGGAACCGCCATTAACGTCGGCTTGGCGGTGTTCAATTGTCTTCCACTCTACCCCCTTGACGGCTTTCATATTCTCCTCCAACTGACCAAGCCCGAGTCACAGCAACGGCTCGCCCAGACCGCCGTGTACGGTCCCTTTATCATCCTGGGCATCGTGTTGCTGGGACGCGCCGGCGAAGCCGATATACTGTCGACTTTAATAAACCGACCGACGATGTTCGTGCTCAAGCACGTCGCCGGCTGGGAGTGACTAAACTAAAAGACGGGTTTGTGATTATGAGACTGCTTTCTGGGATCCAACCATCCGGAAGACTGCACCTGGGCAACTATCTCGGAGCCATGCGTCCGCAGATCGAGATGCAAGACCAGGGCCATGAATGTTTCTATTTCATTGCCAATTATCATGCGCTGACCAGCCTGAACGACGCCGCTTTGGTTGAGGAATACACGCAAGGGGTTGCTCTGGGATATCTGGCGCTCGGGTTGGACCCTGCCAAGGCCGTGTTCTTCCGTCAGTCGGACGTGCCTGAGGTGACCGAACTGGCTTGGATTCTCTCGT
Proteins encoded in this window:
- a CDS encoding site-2 protease family protein; protein product: MLDSINVADLAVRLPIVLLALTLHEFSHAYFAYRMGDPTAYRMGRVSLNPLRHLDPLGTLCLLFAPIGWAKPVPVNPLNFDDPRKGDLVTTAAGPGSNLVQALVWALLLRAVLHWWPDGPTSVSGRFELRDVVLLFCLYGTAINVGLAVFNCLPLYPLDGFHILLQLTKPESQQRLAQTAVYGPFIILGIVLLGRAGEADILSTLINRPTMFVLKHVAGWE